AAATTTGTACACTCCATCGCTATCCATTTATGACTTTATGTGCTTACAGAACCAACCACCTACATTGCTGATTCCAAGCTCACATGGATTtcgagattttttttttaaataattattttcttaatataATAATGTTCTCTCTTACTTAACTTGAAAGAAACCACGAGGCGTGCATGTAAAAGACAAAAGGCATACATAAATTTTAGAGAAGAACAtggtaataaaatttaataaaaaagaaaGGCAATGATGCTGAGTTGCTAACTGCACAGGAAAACAAGCAACAAAAATTGGGATAGCGACCATGAAATAATGCCCATACCATTCTAACAATCACACATTACTCATTTGATTTTCCATGTCAAAATAATGCCCTATTCTAACATTCAATTGGTGTTGAATTGCATAATATTTCTCTACTTCAATTTATGCATTGTTTTTGTAGGTTATGGATAAACCGCCcaaaattctaaattaaaatCTGGAAAAAAAGATACGAAAGTAGAACAATAAAAAAGTGTGTAAGAGACAGCCATTTATCAAATTAGTTTCAATGCAAACAAACATCAGCTTTTACTTACAGTTTCTAATGTGTTTTATGTATGTCATGAGTTGCAATGTTTCAGACAAGAACCAAAAGAAGACAGCTTACAAGATAAGGTAATATAATTGAACCAAGTATATGAGACAAAAAACAATGGGAACAAACTTTTTAGTTCCCCACATGTATATATTACTCATTTAGATAATTAATCAATATTCTGATCGGCAATCAATTGGTGGTAGCATTACATATTTTACATGCACTTCCCCGGAATCTTACCGTCACCGATCTTTCCGTCGTTGTTGTTGCCGCCACCCTGCGCTGCCATTAGGCTAACAAGAAGATCCGCAAATGCTCCTATAATAAACTTGTGCGTACTTTTGGGATTCAATGTGAGGTAACACAAGAGAAGCTCATGCAAGTATTCCCAGTTAGCCTTGACGTCGATTAAGTGACGTGCCTCCACCATTTCCTGCATGGATCTCCTGAAATCCATGTACGGGTTGGGAGAGAAGGTTGGGACAGCTACGCTGTTTTCAACGGTCCTTGGGTGGCCATGTTCTTGACTCGGTCGATCACCGCAACCGAGGTTAGAGGATTGATTTGCGTCATTGTTGGGACTGGAACTGCTGGGTAATAGGGTACCTGATGACTCGGGAGTGGTGGCGATTGATGACGGCACTGTTGATTCAATGATGGAGTTGGAGCTACCCGGAAAAGTGAAAAAGAAGCGCTGCGAAGCAAAAACGGTGGCGAAGTCTGGTTCGGAGTCGGATTCAGGGTATGAGTCTGGGTCAAAGGAGAGAGAGGAGTGGGTTAAGGATTTGGAGGTTGAGTAGTCGAAGGTGTTGTCATAGAGGGAGTTGTAGTTTTTGAAAAGGGGTGATGAAGCGGTGGCGGTGGATGAGGTTAGTGGACGGCTGTCATCATCTGGGGTTAGCGGCGAGGAAGAGGAAGGTTGGGAAGTTAATGGGGATCTGATCTTTTTGAAGCAGAGATTGAGATTTTTGGCCAGGGTGTTTGGCATAATTTCCACTCCAGTGTTGTGATCTCAAAGACAGAAGGAAAATGAAGTGCAAGGCTCCAACCTTTTTTAATTCTCTGTTTATTTGTATACTTTTATGTTAGAGAGAGAGTAGAAGGAGAATGGAAGGGGAAGGCTCCATTAATATATTTGTTATTTGTGAAAGTTGGAGGAGAGAGAGTTGATGGACAAGTTCTTGATAATGAGATGGGTCAATCATTTAATTCAGGAAAATAGTTCACTCACACGGTCATAAAAGAGTTTTTTTTAGGGTAAATTGTAGTAATAgtcactttgttttcatcattaaACTTTCATTTATTACGAAATTagcattaatattattaatttataacattttaatCACAAATATTTCCATTAAATGTCATCGTCTATTTTACGTCAATGCCGATGTGTAAAAATCCCTAGCTCCATCCCTATTCCCATTCTCATCCTCTTAATTCATAGTACCTTCATCGTTTATCACCTTCAACCTCGCCTCTCTTTCAATCCCCTATCACCTCCACCAACATTACATACCCACACCATAACCATATACCAAAACACAAACCCCACTCatcgaacaaaaaaaaagaaaatcttgGCCTAGGGCTAGTTCTAAAAGT
This is a stretch of genomic DNA from Gossypium arboreum isolate Shixiya-1 chromosome 11, ASM2569848v2, whole genome shotgun sequence. It encodes these proteins:
- the LOC108472937 gene encoding transcription repressor OFP12-like, which codes for MPNTLAKNLNLCFKKIRSPLTSQPSSSSPLTPDDDSRPLTSSTATASSPLFKNYNSLYDNTFDYSTSKSLTHSSLSFDPDSYPESDSEPDFATVFASQRFFFTFPGSSNSIIESTVPSSIATTPESSGTLLPSSSSPNNDANQSSNLGCGDRPSQEHGHPRTVENSVAVPTFSPNPYMDFRRSMQEMVEARHLIDVKANWEYLHELLLCYLTLNPKSTHKFIIGAFADLLVSLMAAQGGGNNNDGKIGDGKIPGKCM